GTTGCTGACTATCCTCAAGGCCGAGCATCCCGAGATCCCGATCGTGATGATCTCGGGCCACGGCAACATCGAGACCGCGGTCGCGGCCATCAAGCAGGGCGCCTACGACTTCATCGAAAAGCCGTTCAAGGCCGACCGGCTGGTGCTGGTGGCTGAACGCGCGCTGGAGACGTCACGGCTCAAGCGCGAGGTGCGGCAGCTGAAACAACTCGCGCCGTCGCCCTCGACCCTGGTCGGGCGCTCGGCGGCGATGTCGAGCCTGCGGCAGGCCATCGACCGCGTTGCGCCGACCAACAGCCGTGTGCTCATTGTCGGCCCCTCCGGCGCCGGCAAGGAACTCGCCGCGCGAACCATGCACGAATTGTCGCAGCGCACGGGCGGACCTTTCATCGTCATCAACGCCGCGGCGATCACGCCCGAACGCATGGAGACCGAGCTGTTCGGGGTCGAGGCGAACGGCACTGAAGCGCGCAAGACCGGCGCGCTGGAAGAGGCGCATGGCGGCACGCTGTTTATCGACGACGTCGCCGACCTGCCGCGCGAAACTCAAAACAAGATACTGCGTGTGCTGGTCGATCAGACCTTCAGCCGCGTTGGCGGTTCGAGCAAGGTCGCCGTCGATGTGCGCATTGTCGCCTCGACCGCCCGCAATCTCGAGGCCGCGATTGCGCAGGGGCAATTCCGCGAGGACCTCTATCACCGTCTCTCCGTGGTGCCGGTGCGTGTGCCGCCTTTGTCGGAGCGCCGCGAGGATATCCCCGAGCTCATCGATTACTTCATGGATCAGATCTCGCAATCGACCGGCCTGCCGAAACGCCGGATCGGCGAGGACGCCATGGCGGTACTCCAGTCGCACAATTGGCCGGGCAATGTACGCCAGCTGCGCAACAATATCGAACGCCTGATGATCCTCGCCGGCGGCGATCCAGACGCCGTGATCAATGCCAGCATGCTGCCGCAGGATGTCGGCTCGATGGTGCCGGCCATGCCGAATGGCAATGGCGGCGAGCAGTTGATGGGATTGCCGCTGCGCGATGCCCGCGAAGTGTTCGAGCGCGAATATCTGGTGGCGCAAATCTCCCGCTTTGGCGGCAACATCTCGCGCACCGCCGAATTCGTCGGCATGGAGCGCTCGGCGCTGCATCGCAAGCTCAAGGCGCTGGGAATAGGCTAGCGCACCATGTCCCGCATCGCTTACGTCAACGGCCGGTATCTGCCGCACGCCGAAGCCGGCGTGTCCATCGACGATCGCGGTTTCCAGTTCGCCGACAGCGTCTACGAAGTCTGCGAAGTCATCGGCGGCAAACTGGTCGACGAGCGCCGCCACATGGCGCGCCTGCAGCGCTCGCTCGATCGTCTGCATATGGCGCGACCGGTGTCGGTGAAAGCGCTCGCTGTCATCATGCGCGAGACCATCCGCCGCAACCGTGTCACCGACGGCATCGTCTATGTGCAGGTTTCCCGCGGTCAGATGCGCCGCGACTTTACGTTCCCGCCTGAGGGCACGCAGCCGACCCTGGTTGTCACAGCGCGTAGCAACGATTTGGCGAAGATCGAGGCGCGCGCCGCCAAAGGCATTGTGGTCGTCACCGTGCCGGACGAGCGTTGGCGCCATGTCGATATCAAATCGGTGTCGCTGCTGCCGAACGTGCTGGCCAAGCAGACCGCGCGCGACAAGGGCGCGCATGAGGCCTGGCTGGTCGATGCCAAGGGCTATGTCACCGAGGGCGCGTCATCGACCGCCTGGATTGTCACCCGTGACGGCATCCTGGTGACGCGGCCACTGGCCGGCGACATCCTGCCGGGCGTCACCCGTTCGGTCTTGCTAGATCTGATCGCCGAACAGGGGCTGCGCTTCGAGGAGCGGGCCTTCACGGTCGAGGAGGCCCATGCGGCGCGGGAGGCCTTCGTCACCTCCGCCAGCCAGTCGGTCATGCCGGTGACCGAAATCGACGGGCGTCCGGTCGGCAACGGTGCGCCGGGATTGACGGCCGGCGCCCTGCGCCGCGACTACCACAGCAGGGCGGAATTCAGCTGAGCCCCGACAGCGTCCATAATGCACCAAAATGGTCCATATTTCAGTGGCTTGAGGCCAAAACATCGACGTTTCGCTTGCGCGAACGGGCAGGGTGCCATCTAATAGGATTTCCCGGGCCTCGGATTCCACCGCTCGACAGGGGATACCAGCGGTGTCGCCGAGGACTAAAGGGCAACGATTGTCTCGCGCGTTAAGATGCGAGCTAAAAAATGGACCACGGCCATGGCTGCCGATCGAGCGCAGAACTTACAAGACACGTTTCTCAACCACGTCCGCAAAGCGAAGATTCCGCTGACCATCTTCCTGGTCAACGGCGTGAAACTGCAAGGCGTCGTCACCTGGTTCGATAACTTCTGCGTCCTGTTGCGTCGGGACGGGCATTCGCAGCTCGTCTATAAACACGCCATCTCGACCATCATGCCCGGACACCCGATCCAGTTGTTCGAAGGCGGCGAAGAACCACTGACGCCGGAAAAGGCGTAAGCGCATGATCCCGAAAAGTGGTCCTCCGGTTTTCGGGTAAGATCATGCGCCGGAAAAGATAGCTCATTGGAACTGCGTGATCGCGACAAGAGTGCGGACCTGCTGACTCCCTCAGGGTCAGGCAGCGGGCGTGCGCTCGTCATCGAACCCTATCTGCGCAGCCAGGGTGGCGCGAGCGCCGACACGCGCACGCCGCAGGCGCGCCTCGACGAGGCGATGGGGCTGGCGCGCGCCATCGATCTCGACGTCGTCGAAGGCGGCCTCGTGCCGCTGCAGGTCGTCAAGCCCGCGACCTATATCGGCTCCGGCAAGGTCGATGAGATCGCCGGACTGGTGAAAGGCCATGAGGCCTCCGTCGTCATCATGGATTGCCCCATCTCGCCGGTGCAGCAGAAGAACCTCGAGAAAGCCTGGAACGCCAAGGTCATCGATCGCACCGGCTTGATCCTTGAAATCTTCGGCCGCCGCGCCCGGACCAAGGAGGGCGTGCTGCAGGTCGAGCACGCCCATCTGACCTATCAGAAGGGCCGGCTGGTTCGCTCCTGGACGCATCTTGAGCGCCAGCGCGGCGGCTTCGGCTTCCTCGGCGGTCCCGGCGAGACCCAGATCGAGGCCGACCGGCGCATGCTTTCGGAGCGCATCGGCAAGATCGAAAGCGATCTGGAGAAGGTCAAGCGCACCCGCAAGCTGCATCGCGAGAGCCGCAAGCGCGTGCCGTATCCGATCGTCGCGCTGGTCGGCTACACCAACGCCGGCAAATCGACCTTGTTTAATCGCATGACCGCGGCGAGCGTCCTCTCGGCCGACATGCTGTTTGCCACGCTCGATCCGACCTTGCGCTCCATCGACCTGCCGCACGGCACCCGCATTATCCTGTCGGACACCGTGGGCTTCATCTCCGATCTGCCGACCATGCTGGTCGCGGCCTTCCGCGCCACGCTCGAAGAAGTGATCGAAGCCGACATCATCCTGCATGTCCGTGACATGTCGCACGAGGACACCGGCGCCCAGTCGGCCGATGTCGCCAAGGTGCTCGGCGAGCTCGGCATCGAGCCGACCGACCGGCGCATCATCGAGGTCTGGAACAAGATCGACGCGCTCGACGCCGACGGCCGCGAGCGCATTCACAACCTCGCCGCCCGGCAGGCCCCGGAGCGTGCGCCGATCATCGTGTCGGCGCTGACCGGGGAGGGCATCGACAACCTCACCGGCGCGATCGAAAACCGTCTCGGCGAAAGCCGGCAAACCTTGTCGGTAACGCTTGATGCATCGGATGGCGCCGGCCTGAGTTGGCTCTACCGCCACACCGAAGTACTCGACAAGACAACGGACGACGAGGGCCATGTCTCGGTCACCGTCCGCGCCACACCCGACAAGGCTGCGCAGGTGAGGGCTAAATTCGCGCTGTAGCTGACGTTCAAGCCATCTCACGCATCCATCATCAAATCATCATGAAACCCGGCGCAAAAGCAGCGCCTATGCGGCGTGTGAAGTGCGCCGCCCGTTCCGGAATTCGCTCTCCATGATCCGCCTCGACAACATCAGCAAGCAAAACGGCCACCAGATCCTGTTCATCGAGGCTTCGGCCGCGCTCAACCGCGCCGAAAAGGTCGGCCTTGTCGGCCCCAACGGCGCCGGCAAGTCGACCTTGTTTCGCATGATCACCGGGCAGGAGGCGCCAGACGAAGGGCAGGTGGTCGTCGATCGCGGCATCACCATTGGCTATTTCAGCCAGGATGTCGGCGAGATGTCGGGCCGCAGCGCCGTTGCCGAAGTCATGGACGGCGTCGGGCCGGTCAGCGAAGTCGCTGCCGAGCTGAAAGAACTCGAAGCCGCCATGTCTGATCCCGATCTGGCCGATCCGGACCGCGCCGACGAGATGAACGCCATCATCGAGCGCTACGGCGAAGTGCAGCAACGCTTCTCCGAACTCGATGGTTATGCCCTGGATGCCCGCGCCCGCGAGGTGCTGGCAGGCCTGAGCTTCACCCAGGATATGATGGACGGCGACGTCGGAAAGCTATCCGGCGGCTGGAAGATGCGCGTCGCGCTGGCGCGCATACTCTTGATGAAGCCCGACGCCATGCTGCTCGACGAGCCGTCGAACCATCTC
The Pseudolabrys sp. FHR47 genome window above contains:
- a CDS encoding sigma-54 dependent transcriptional regulator is translated as MAAEILIVDDEADIRDLVAGILEDEGFVARTARNSDDALASIVTRRPNLIFLDIWLQGSKLDGLQLLTILKAEHPEIPIVMISGHGNIETAVAAIKQGAYDFIEKPFKADRLVLVAERALETSRLKREVRQLKQLAPSPSTLVGRSAAMSSLRQAIDRVAPTNSRVLIVGPSGAGKELAARTMHELSQRTGGPFIVINAAAITPERMETELFGVEANGTEARKTGALEEAHGGTLFIDDVADLPRETQNKILRVLVDQTFSRVGGSSKVAVDVRIVASTARNLEAAIAQGQFREDLYHRLSVVPVRVPPLSERREDIPELIDYFMDQISQSTGLPKRRIGEDAMAVLQSHNWPGNVRQLRNNIERLMILAGGDPDAVINASMLPQDVGSMVPAMPNGNGGEQLMGLPLRDAREVFEREYLVAQISRFGGNISRTAEFVGMERSALHRKLKALGIG
- a CDS encoding D-amino-acid transaminase translates to MSRIAYVNGRYLPHAEAGVSIDDRGFQFADSVYEVCEVIGGKLVDERRHMARLQRSLDRLHMARPVSVKALAVIMRETIRRNRVTDGIVYVQVSRGQMRRDFTFPPEGTQPTLVVTARSNDLAKIEARAAKGIVVVTVPDERWRHVDIKSVSLLPNVLAKQTARDKGAHEAWLVDAKGYVTEGASSTAWIVTRDGILVTRPLAGDILPGVTRSVLLDLIAEQGLRFEERAFTVEEAHAAREAFVTSASQSVMPVTEIDGRPVGNGAPGLTAGALRRDYHSRAEFS
- the hfq gene encoding RNA chaperone Hfq; this translates as MAADRAQNLQDTFLNHVRKAKIPLTIFLVNGVKLQGVVTWFDNFCVLLRRDGHSQLVYKHAISTIMPGHPIQLFEGGEEPLTPEKA
- the hflX gene encoding GTPase HflX, whose amino-acid sequence is MELRDRDKSADLLTPSGSGSGRALVIEPYLRSQGGASADTRTPQARLDEAMGLARAIDLDVVEGGLVPLQVVKPATYIGSGKVDEIAGLVKGHEASVVIMDCPISPVQQKNLEKAWNAKVIDRTGLILEIFGRRARTKEGVLQVEHAHLTYQKGRLVRSWTHLERQRGGFGFLGGPGETQIEADRRMLSERIGKIESDLEKVKRTRKLHRESRKRVPYPIVALVGYTNAGKSTLFNRMTAASVLSADMLFATLDPTLRSIDLPHGTRIILSDTVGFISDLPTMLVAAFRATLEEVIEADIILHVRDMSHEDTGAQSADVAKVLGELGIEPTDRRIIEVWNKIDALDADGRERIHNLAARQAPERAPIIVSALTGEGIDNLTGAIENRLGESRQTLSVTLDASDGAGLSWLYRHTEVLDKTTDDEGHVSVTVRATPDKAAQVRAKFAL